Proteins encoded within one genomic window of Nonomuraea gerenzanensis:
- the lexA gene encoding transcriptional repressor LexA yields MTERDDANGVSDLAVRRRDSLGLTPRQRKILEVIRDSVQQRGYPPSMREIGEAVQLTSTSSVSHQLTALQRKGYLRRDPHRPRALEVRLPGEPVLWVDPDATDEEPTVNRPTAAYVPLVGRIAAGGPILAEESVEDVFALPKQLVGEGTLFLLQVAGDSMIEAAIADGDWVVVRQQPVAESGDIVAAMIEGEATVKTFKRKDGHVWLVPHNPNYEPIPGDEASVLGKVVAVLRRL; encoded by the coding sequence ATGACCGAGCGGGATGACGCAAACGGGGTCAGCGACCTCGCGGTGCGCCGGCGAGACTCCCTGGGCTTGACTCCCAGGCAGCGCAAGATCCTCGAAGTGATCCGCGACTCGGTGCAGCAGCGCGGATATCCACCGTCCATGCGTGAGATCGGCGAGGCGGTGCAGCTGACCAGCACGTCCAGCGTGTCACACCAGCTCACCGCGCTCCAGCGCAAGGGCTACCTGCGGCGCGACCCGCACCGGCCGCGCGCGCTCGAGGTCCGCCTCCCCGGCGAGCCCGTGCTCTGGGTCGACCCCGACGCCACCGACGAGGAGCCCACGGTCAACCGCCCGACGGCCGCCTACGTCCCCCTCGTGGGCCGCATCGCCGCCGGTGGGCCGATCCTGGCCGAGGAGAGCGTCGAGGACGTCTTCGCCCTGCCCAAGCAGCTCGTCGGTGAGGGCACGCTGTTCCTCCTGCAGGTCGCCGGTGACTCGATGATCGAGGCCGCCATCGCCGACGGCGACTGGGTGGTCGTGCGCCAGCAGCCCGTCGCGGAGAGCGGCGACATCGTGGCCGCCATGATCGAGGGCGAGGCCACCGTCAAGACCTTCAAGCGCAAGGACGGCCACGTCTGGCTCGTCCCGCACAACCCCAACTACGAGCCCATCCCCGGCGACGAGGCCAGCGTCCTGGGCAAGGTCGTAGCGGTCCTGCGCCGCCTCTGA
- a CDS encoding GlxA family transcriptional regulator, whose amino-acid sequence MPASHRVVVAVFPDVDLLDVTGPAEVFAVANREMSGRTPYQVLLAGPDGGQVRTSAGVRLATDLTFDQVGDRVDTLVVPGAVDRDGVPVIDPQLVDWIADTARHAERVASVCVGAHLLAAAGLLSGRTATTHWATAERLATDHPDVTVDPDPIYIRSGKVWTGAGISSCMDLALALVAEDHGERLALAVARQLVMYLKRQGGQSQFSVPLWQAPTERRDIDELRVWITANLTADLSAAALAERVCLSERHFARVFRKETGSTPAGYVEAARVEAARRFLEGTDEPLDRVATACGLGSPETLHRAFRRRLGTTPAAYRRRFRTAA is encoded by the coding sequence ATGCCCGCTTCACACCGTGTCGTAGTCGCCGTGTTCCCCGACGTCGATCTGCTCGACGTCACCGGCCCCGCAGAGGTGTTCGCGGTCGCGAATCGGGAGATGTCCGGCCGGACGCCCTACCAGGTGCTGCTCGCCGGGCCGGACGGCGGCCAGGTACGCACGAGCGCCGGGGTGCGCCTCGCCACCGACCTGACCTTCGACCAGGTGGGTGACCGGGTCGACACGCTGGTGGTGCCCGGAGCGGTCGATCGGGACGGTGTTCCGGTGATCGATCCGCAGCTGGTGGACTGGATCGCCGACACCGCCCGCCACGCCGAGCGGGTCGCCTCCGTGTGCGTCGGCGCTCACCTGCTGGCCGCCGCGGGCCTGCTCTCGGGCCGGACGGCCACCACGCACTGGGCCACCGCCGAGCGGCTGGCCACCGACCATCCCGACGTCACCGTGGACCCCGACCCGATCTACATCCGGTCGGGCAAGGTGTGGACGGGCGCGGGCATCAGCTCCTGCATGGACCTCGCGCTCGCGCTGGTCGCCGAGGACCACGGCGAACGGCTCGCGCTGGCCGTCGCCCGGCAGCTCGTGATGTACCTCAAGCGGCAGGGCGGGCAGAGCCAGTTCAGCGTTCCGCTCTGGCAGGCGCCTACCGAGCGGCGCGACATCGACGAGCTGCGCGTGTGGATCACGGCGAACCTCACCGCGGATCTGTCGGCGGCGGCGCTCGCCGAGCGCGTCTGCCTGAGTGAGCGGCATTTCGCCAGGGTTTTCCGTAAGGAGACCGGCTCCACCCCGGCCGGGTACGTCGAGGCGGCGCGGGTGGAGGCGGCGCGGCGGTTTCTGGAGGGGACGGATGAGCCGCTCGATCGGGTCGCCACCGCATGCGGGCTGGGGTCGCCGGAGACGCTGCACCGGGCCTTCCGGCGGCGGCTCGGCACCACTCCGGCCGCTTATCGCCGTCGTTTCCGTACCGCTGCCTGA
- a CDS encoding cysteine hydrolase family protein — protein MTVSTTLRDVIGLDNALPALSASTLILIDLQNTYRTGVMALPDAERALDSAARLLERARAAGTSVIHVINDGGEGTPYDIRAEIGQIAPQVAPQDGEPVVVKGFPNSFHETSLLETLRGLEAGPDLVLAGFMTHMCVQFTAQGAFNLGYRPTVVAEACATRSLPGVEGTTIAAEALHAAALTTIGDLFGPVAANVADLPA, from the coding sequence ATGACCGTCTCGACGACCCTGCGTGATGTGATCGGCCTCGACAATGCGCTGCCGGCTCTGTCCGCCAGCACGCTGATCCTGATCGACCTGCAGAACACCTACCGCACCGGCGTCATGGCCCTGCCCGATGCCGAGCGCGCGCTGGACTCGGCGGCTCGACTGCTGGAGCGGGCCCGGGCTGCCGGGACCTCGGTGATCCACGTCATCAATGACGGGGGTGAAGGGACTCCTTACGACATCCGCGCGGAGATCGGGCAGATCGCTCCTCAAGTGGCGCCTCAGGATGGCGAGCCGGTCGTTGTGAAGGGGTTCCCGAATTCCTTCCACGAGACCAGCCTTCTGGAGACGCTGCGTGGGCTGGAGGCTGGGCCTGATCTGGTGCTGGCGGGGTTCATGACGCACATGTGCGTGCAGTTCACCGCTCAGGGGGCGTTCAATCTCGGTTACCGTCCTACCGTGGTGGCGGAGGCGTGTGCGACGCGGTCGTTGCCGGGTGTGGAGGGTACGACGATCGCGGCCGAGGCTCTGCACGCTGCCGCCTTGACCACGATCGGCGATCTGTTCGGCCCCGTCGCCGCGAATGTGGCCGACCTGCCCGCCTGA
- a CDS encoding family 43 glycosylhydrolase, with the protein MRPSRGKAVLLVLATLLTVTANLLSPGAAHASPAVQYTNPLAAQRADPHIFRHTDGYYYFTATVPEYDRIVLRRATTVQGLATAPESVIWRRHTTGEMGAHIWAPEIHFINGRWYVYFAAGRADDVWRIRMYVLENAAANPLTGTWTERGRITTPWDTFSLDATTFVTGGVRYLLWAQQEPGIATNSNLYLARMGANPWTITGPTTRLTIPTLAWETRGYKVAEGPAVLQRNGRLFLTYSASATDANYCVGLLTASSSADPLLASSWTKSQSPVFASNAATSQYGPGHNSFTTSEDGQSDLLVYHDRNYRDISGDPLNDPNRRTRVQKVYWRADGTPDFGIPVADGVTPVRLMAYDTPGSAVRHWNFRARIEADVTPLADSQFRIVGGLAGGGTVSLESANYPGYYLRHRNHEAWVERRDGSALFSSDASFVRRGGLVGSGTVSFESVNFPGYYVRHRAGQVWVERDDGAAVFRGSASFVLE; encoded by the coding sequence ATGCGCCCCTCTCGCGGGAAAGCCGTGCTCCTCGTCCTGGCTACGCTGCTCACCGTGACCGCCAACCTCCTGTCGCCCGGCGCCGCGCACGCCTCGCCGGCGGTGCAGTACACCAACCCGCTGGCCGCCCAGCGCGCCGACCCGCACATCTTCCGCCACACCGACGGCTACTACTACTTCACCGCCACCGTCCCGGAGTACGACCGCATCGTGCTGCGCCGTGCCACCACCGTCCAGGGCCTGGCCACCGCGCCCGAGAGCGTCATCTGGCGCAGGCACACCACCGGCGAGATGGGCGCGCACATCTGGGCCCCGGAGATCCACTTCATCAACGGGAGGTGGTACGTCTACTTCGCCGCCGGCCGCGCCGACGACGTCTGGCGCATCCGCATGTACGTCCTGGAGAACGCCGCCGCCAACCCCCTGACCGGCACCTGGACCGAACGCGGCCGCATCACCACCCCCTGGGACACCTTCTCCCTGGACGCCACCACGTTCGTCACCGGCGGCGTGCGCTACCTCCTCTGGGCCCAGCAGGAGCCCGGCATCGCCACCAACTCCAACCTCTACCTGGCCCGCATGGGCGCCAACCCCTGGACGATCACCGGTCCCACCACCCGCCTGACCATCCCCACCCTGGCCTGGGAGACGCGCGGCTACAAGGTCGCGGAAGGCCCCGCGGTCCTGCAGCGCAACGGCCGCCTCTTCCTGACCTACTCGGCCAGCGCCACCGACGCCAACTACTGCGTCGGCCTGCTGACCGCCTCCTCCTCCGCCGATCCCCTCCTGGCCTCCTCCTGGACCAAGAGCCAGAGCCCCGTCTTCGCCAGCAACGCCGCCACCAGCCAGTACGGCCCCGGCCACAATTCCTTCACCACCTCCGAGGACGGGCAGAGCGACCTGCTCGTCTACCACGACCGCAACTACCGCGACATCTCCGGCGACCCCCTGAACGACCCGAACCGCCGTACGCGGGTGCAGAAGGTGTACTGGCGCGCGGACGGCACCCCCGACTTCGGCATCCCGGTCGCGGACGGGGTGACGCCGGTGCGCCTGATGGCGTACGACACGCCGGGGTCGGCGGTGCGGCACTGGAACTTCCGGGCGCGGATCGAGGCCGATGTGACGCCGTTGGCTGATTCGCAGTTCCGGATCGTGGGTGGGTTGGCGGGTGGCGGGACCGTGTCGTTGGAGTCTGCCAACTATCCCGGGTACTACCTGCGGCATCGCAACCATGAGGCGTGGGTGGAGCGGCGGGACGGATCCGCGTTGTTCTCCTCTGATGCCAGTTTCGTGCGGCGGGGTGGGTTGGTGGGGAGTGGGACTGTTTCGTTCGAGTCCGTGAACTTTCCTGGGTATTACGTGCGGCATCGGGCGGGGCAGGTCTGGGTGGAGCGGGATGATGGGGCTGCGGTGTTCCGGGGGAGTGCGAGCTTTGTTCTGGAGTGA
- a CDS encoding glycoside hydrolase family 43 protein — protein MRTRSCLVLMVVALATALATVLTPPTAAHAAGPAPHYLMTAFTNASESNLYVYDSFNAGTYNLIRANAYTPPSGLIRDPSVMRHTDGYYYLVHTTNWTGDTIGFARSADTVTWTFLRNVTVGLNGATGSTWAPEWFKDSDGSVHVIYSASTTGTAGQFRPYRITATNSALSAWSAPVPLGIPANYIDSFVVKSGSTYHNFLKNETTKYIEHATATSLTGPWTFTGTGNWAGWGPGLEGPALTRLPDGRWRIYFDNYTGGRYYYADSSDLSTFGARVELTGLSGTARHFTVLREDVGDSTAVPTGNRSLRSANFPDRYVRHRGGLAHLDPLSSSSALADRQSATFTVAAGLAHSGCYSFQSATQPGYYLRHHNLRLTLQRDDGSALFKGDATFCGRAGLAGGGTTSFESYNLPGRYLRHYNYELRLDLRASGSVFAGDASYTVTSPLS, from the coding sequence ATGCGTACCCGCTCATGCCTGGTGCTCATGGTCGTCGCCCTGGCCACCGCCCTGGCCACCGTCCTGACACCGCCCACGGCCGCGCACGCCGCCGGCCCGGCCCCGCACTACCTCATGACGGCCTTCACCAACGCCAGCGAGTCCAACCTGTACGTCTACGACTCCTTCAACGCCGGCACCTACAACCTCATCAGGGCCAACGCCTACACCCCGCCGTCCGGCCTGATCCGCGACCCCAGCGTGATGCGCCACACCGACGGCTACTACTACCTCGTCCACACCACCAACTGGACCGGCGACACCATCGGCTTCGCCCGCAGCGCCGACACCGTGACCTGGACGTTCCTGCGCAACGTGACCGTCGGCCTGAACGGCGCCACCGGCAGCACCTGGGCGCCCGAGTGGTTCAAGGACTCCGACGGCAGTGTGCACGTCATCTACTCCGCCTCCACGACCGGCACCGCCGGGCAGTTCAGGCCGTACCGGATCACCGCCACCAACAGCGCGCTGTCCGCCTGGAGCGCCCCGGTCCCGCTGGGCATCCCGGCCAACTACATCGACAGCTTCGTGGTCAAGTCCGGCTCGACCTACCACAACTTCCTCAAGAACGAAACGACCAAGTACATCGAGCACGCCACCGCCACCTCGCTCACCGGGCCGTGGACGTTCACCGGCACGGGGAACTGGGCCGGCTGGGGGCCGGGGCTGGAGGGCCCGGCGCTGACACGGCTGCCGGACGGCAGGTGGCGGATCTACTTCGACAACTACACCGGCGGGCGCTACTACTACGCCGACAGCTCCGACCTGTCGACGTTCGGGGCCAGGGTCGAGCTGACCGGTCTGTCCGGGACCGCCAGGCACTTCACCGTGCTGCGCGAGGACGTCGGCGACAGCACCGCCGTGCCCACCGGCAACCGCTCGCTGCGCTCGGCCAACTTCCCGGATCGGTATGTACGCCACCGTGGTGGCCTGGCCCACCTCGACCCGCTGTCGTCCTCCAGCGCGCTCGCCGATCGGCAGTCCGCCACGTTCACCGTCGCGGCGGGGCTGGCCCACTCCGGCTGCTACTCCTTCCAGTCGGCCACGCAGCCCGGCTACTACCTGCGGCACCACAACCTGCGGCTCACCCTGCAACGCGACGACGGCTCGGCCCTGTTCAAGGGCGACGCCACCTTCTGCGGGCGGGCGGGGCTCGCGGGCGGCGGCACGACGTCGTTCGAGTCCTACAACCTGCCGGGGCGCTACCTGCGGCACTACAACTACGAGCTGCGGCTCGACCTGCGGGCGTCCGGCTCGGTGTTCGCCGGCGACGCCTCGTACACGGTCACCTCCCCCCTCTCCTGA
- a CDS encoding nucleotidyltransferase domain-containing protein, with protein MTPHPKIDAIVETYLTLADAEAPGLVEGLYLEGSAALGDYRPGASDVDFVAVTSQPPPAGVLERIHTRLGAHPFDGVYLTWDDLGHNPAELGERPQAHAGRLNRRGSVNPVTWHTLARHGLTCRGPEPDELKIWNDPDTLAAWTDRNLDLYWRRLVIRASRPFTPWGLTCLGGYGTVWVVTGVARLHYTLATGEITSKSGAGRYAREAFPERWHRVVDEVLRLREEDAALPSVASVIAGLGDHFGTPRRSLYGSPFERRRDVLGFADQAITAAHALYQAR; from the coding sequence ATGACGCCCCACCCGAAGATCGACGCGATCGTCGAGACGTACCTGACCTTGGCCGACGCGGAGGCACCCGGGCTGGTGGAGGGGCTGTATCTGGAGGGCTCCGCGGCGCTCGGCGACTACCGGCCGGGTGCCAGCGACGTCGACTTCGTCGCGGTGACGTCACAGCCGCCGCCGGCCGGGGTGCTGGAGCGCATCCACACCAGGCTCGGCGCCCACCCCTTCGACGGCGTCTACCTCACCTGGGACGACCTCGGCCACAACCCCGCCGAGCTGGGGGAGCGCCCCCAGGCGCACGCCGGCCGGCTCAACCGGCGGGGCTCGGTCAACCCCGTCACCTGGCACACGCTGGCCCGCCACGGGCTGACCTGCCGGGGGCCCGAGCCGGACGAGCTGAAGATCTGGAACGATCCCGACACCCTGGCCGCCTGGACCGATCGCAACCTGGACCTCTACTGGCGGCGCCTGGTGATCCGCGCGTCGCGGCCGTTCACGCCGTGGGGGCTGACCTGCCTCGGCGGGTACGGCACCGTGTGGGTCGTCACCGGCGTCGCCCGGCTGCACTACACGCTCGCCACCGGGGAGATCACCTCCAAGTCGGGGGCGGGGCGGTACGCGCGGGAGGCCTTTCCCGAGCGCTGGCACCGCGTAGTGGACGAGGTGCTGCGGCTGCGCGAGGAGGACGCGGCGCTGCCGTCCGTGGCGAGCGTGATCGCTGGGCTCGGTGATCACTTCGGCACGCCTCGGCGGTCGTTGTACGGCTCGCCGTTCGAGCGCCGGCGGGACGTGCTGGGCTTCGCGGACCAGGCGATCACGGCGGCGCACGCGCTGTATCAAGCGCGCTGA
- a CDS encoding MalY/PatB family protein: protein MIPAWVADMDLPTAPAVAEVLRRRADGDLGYPVWLLDQSAGPLAEAFAERMADRFGWEADPGLVRPFNDLNQALQVLLQLWTKPGDGVAVHVPAYHPFLDTLDVMDRPLCPIQMEPDGETWRFEVPDLSGCRVLLLVNPHNPTGRAFTERELTELAEHAERHDLLVIADEIHADLVYEPHRHIPFATIAPERTVTLTSATKAFNLGGIRCSVAHFGHEGVRKALEAQPPFVYGSPSVFGVEATVAAWRHGDAWLAQTVALLDRNRRTIAERLPATFRYRVPEATYLAWLDVGRPGMAEVFEREAKVRLNDGAAFGPGGESCVRLNFATTEAILAEILSRLAG, encoded by the coding sequence GTGATCCCTGCCTGGGTCGCCGACATGGACCTGCCGACCGCGCCCGCCGTCGCAGAGGTCCTGCGCCGCCGCGCCGACGGAGACCTGGGCTACCCGGTCTGGCTGCTGGATCAGAGCGCCGGGCCGCTGGCCGAGGCGTTCGCCGAGCGCATGGCGGACAGGTTCGGCTGGGAGGCCGACCCGGGGCTGGTGCGTCCGTTCAACGATCTCAACCAGGCACTCCAGGTCCTCCTCCAGCTCTGGACGAAGCCGGGCGACGGGGTGGCCGTGCACGTCCCGGCCTACCACCCGTTCCTGGACACCCTCGACGTCATGGACCGCCCGCTGTGCCCCATCCAGATGGAGCCGGACGGCGAGACGTGGCGCTTCGAGGTGCCCGACCTGTCGGGCTGCCGGGTGCTGCTGCTGGTCAACCCGCACAACCCGACCGGCCGCGCGTTCACCGAGCGGGAGCTGACCGAGCTGGCCGAGCACGCCGAGCGGCACGACCTGCTGGTCATCGCGGACGAGATCCACGCCGACCTGGTGTACGAGCCGCACCGGCACATCCCGTTCGCCACGATCGCGCCCGAGCGCACGGTCACGCTGACGTCGGCGACGAAGGCGTTCAACCTGGGCGGCATCCGCTGCTCGGTGGCGCACTTCGGGCACGAGGGCGTCCGCAAGGCGCTGGAGGCGCAGCCCCCGTTCGTGTACGGCTCGCCCAGCGTGTTCGGCGTCGAGGCGACCGTGGCGGCCTGGCGGCACGGTGACGCCTGGCTGGCGCAGACCGTGGCGCTGCTCGACCGCAACCGGCGGACGATCGCCGAACGCCTGCCCGCCACGTTCCGCTACCGCGTCCCTGAGGCGACGTACCTCGCCTGGCTGGACGTGGGCAGGCCGGGCATGGCGGAGGTGTTCGAGCGGGAGGCGAAGGTGCGGCTGAACGACGGCGCGGCCTTCGGCCCCGGTGGTGAGAGCTGTGTACGGCTCAACTTCGCCACCACCGAGGCCATCCTGGCGGAGATCCTCAGCCGGCTGGCCGGCTGA
- a CDS encoding S41 family peptidase — translation MAYGAYLRYPHLHGDLVTFVADDDVWLAPLSGGRAWRFTADRVAVSNPRFSPDGGRIAWTSTKEGAPEAFTAELDGPEGERLTYWGEHVTSVRGWTPGGDVLAVTSAGQSSDNRRWAYAVPLDGGPATRLPYGWVGEAAVSGTKVATVSVVWREPSQWKRYRGGTAAKIWVDAAGDGEFARLFADSTAQHWSVSWVGDRIVFLSDEDGVGNVYSALPDGSDLRRHSAHEEFYARHATSDGQRVIYSHAGDLWLMESLDAEPYRLDVRLGGPRPGRSRRPAPLRAGAFSPDATGRASAVEIRGTAHWVTHRDGPAGVLRAEPGVRVRLPQVLDADGKAVWVSDAGGEDGLEIGTPGGEVRTLATGQLGRVLEMAAAPDGKHVAVATHDGRLLVIDLESESVRELDSTDQGDVSGLAFSPDSTWLAWEHPHHRRLTQIRMGRLDGTSVIEVTPPRFVDYDPAFTKDGKHLAFLSVRTFDPVYDAHVFDLSFPHGCKPYIVPLKAATPSPFDPSLQGRGFNGEDDKPSKDDKKDDAPPRTEVDPDGLAARVVPVPVPAGSYGNLRTAKDALLWLRYPLSGVLGDGSEQSSETVLERYDLKKRAKAELAREIRAFEVSGDGSRLVTNGKNGLQTRAASEGDEVVTIELDRITVQIDPVAEWRQGFREAGRLMRDHFWREDMNGVDWQGVLDRYEPLVSRIGAHSELIDLLWETQGELGTSHAYAVPNGSGVDPRRRQGLLGADLARDDDGVWRVERILPGESSDHAARSPLLAPGVAVRAGDAILAVGGRPVDPVRGPLPLLAGTANQPVELTVRHGSGGDVRRVVVSPIADETQLRYHDWVEDRRAYVRQASGGRLGYLHVPDMVASGWAQFHRDLRTEMDHDGLVVDVRENSGGHLSELILEKLSRKVTGWARARWYQPTRYPDDSPRGPVVTVADEFAGSDGDIVSAGIKARGIGPLVGTRTWGGVIGIDSRYSLVDGTRVTQPRYSFWLDGPGWGVENHGVDPDHEVVITPQDRVAGRDPQLDKAIELALAALDEQPAATPPELPPLSRPAG, via the coding sequence GTGGCATATGGCGCATACCTGAGATACCCGCACCTGCACGGTGACCTGGTCACCTTCGTCGCCGACGACGACGTCTGGCTCGCTCCGCTGAGCGGCGGCAGAGCCTGGCGGTTCACCGCCGACCGGGTGGCCGTGTCGAATCCGCGGTTCTCGCCCGACGGCGGCCGGATCGCGTGGACCAGCACGAAGGAGGGCGCTCCCGAGGCGTTCACGGCCGAGCTCGACGGGCCGGAAGGCGAACGGCTGACCTACTGGGGCGAGCACGTCACCTCCGTCCGCGGGTGGACCCCCGGCGGCGACGTGCTCGCCGTCACCTCCGCCGGGCAGAGCAGCGACAACCGGCGCTGGGCGTACGCGGTGCCGCTCGACGGCGGGCCGGCCACGCGCCTGCCCTACGGCTGGGTCGGCGAGGCGGCCGTCAGCGGGACGAAGGTCGCCACCGTGTCGGTGGTGTGGCGCGAGCCGTCCCAGTGGAAGCGCTACCGGGGCGGCACGGCGGCCAAGATCTGGGTGGACGCCGCGGGCGACGGCGAGTTCGCCAGGCTGTTCGCCGACAGCACCGCGCAGCACTGGTCGGTGAGCTGGGTCGGCGACCGGATCGTGTTCCTGTCCGACGAGGACGGCGTCGGGAACGTCTACTCCGCCCTGCCCGACGGCTCCGACCTGCGCAGGCACAGCGCGCACGAGGAGTTCTACGCCCGCCACGCCACCAGCGACGGGCAGCGGGTGATCTACAGCCATGCCGGGGACCTGTGGCTGATGGAGAGCCTGGACGCCGAGCCGTACCGGCTGGACGTGCGGCTGGGCGGGCCGCGCCCCGGCCGGTCCAGGCGGCCGGCGCCGCTGCGGGCGGGCGCGTTCTCGCCCGATGCCACCGGGCGGGCCAGCGCCGTCGAGATCAGGGGCACCGCGCACTGGGTGACGCACCGCGACGGGCCCGCCGGCGTGCTGCGGGCCGAGCCGGGCGTGCGCGTCCGCCTGCCGCAGGTGCTCGACGCCGACGGCAAGGCCGTGTGGGTCTCCGACGCCGGCGGCGAGGACGGGCTGGAGATCGGCACCCCCGGCGGCGAGGTGCGGACCCTGGCCACCGGGCAGCTCGGCCGGGTGCTGGAGATGGCCGCCGCGCCCGACGGCAAGCACGTGGCCGTGGCCACCCACGACGGGCGGCTGCTGGTCATCGACCTGGAGTCCGAGAGCGTGCGGGAGCTGGACAGCACCGACCAGGGCGACGTGAGCGGGCTGGCGTTCTCGCCCGACTCCACCTGGCTGGCCTGGGAGCACCCGCACCACAGGCGGCTGACGCAGATCAGGATGGGCCGGCTCGACGGCACCTCGGTGATCGAGGTGACGCCGCCGCGGTTCGTGGACTACGACCCCGCCTTCACCAAGGACGGCAAGCACCTGGCGTTCCTGTCGGTGCGCACGTTCGACCCCGTCTACGACGCGCACGTCTTCGACCTGTCGTTCCCGCACGGGTGCAAGCCGTACATCGTGCCGCTGAAGGCCGCCACGCCGTCGCCGTTCGACCCCTCGCTGCAGGGGCGCGGGTTCAACGGCGAGGACGACAAGCCGTCCAAGGACGACAAGAAGGACGACGCGCCGCCGCGTACCGAGGTGGACCCCGACGGGCTGGCCGCCCGCGTGGTGCCCGTGCCGGTGCCCGCCGGGAGCTACGGCAACCTGCGTACGGCCAAGGACGCGCTGCTGTGGCTGCGTTACCCGCTCAGCGGCGTGCTCGGCGACGGCAGCGAGCAGAGCTCCGAGACTGTGCTCGAACGCTACGACCTCAAGAAGCGCGCCAAAGCCGAGCTGGCCAGGGAGATCCGCGCGTTCGAGGTCAGCGGCGATGGCTCCAGGCTCGTCACCAACGGCAAGAACGGCCTGCAGACCCGCGCCGCGAGCGAGGGCGACGAGGTCGTCACCATCGAGCTCGACCGGATCACCGTCCAGATCGACCCGGTCGCCGAGTGGCGGCAGGGCTTCCGCGAGGCCGGCCGCCTCATGCGCGACCACTTCTGGCGCGAGGACATGAACGGCGTCGACTGGCAGGGTGTGCTCGACCGCTACGAGCCGCTGGTCTCCCGGATCGGCGCCCACTCCGAGTTGATCGACCTGCTCTGGGAGACGCAGGGCGAGCTGGGCACCTCCCACGCCTACGCCGTGCCCAACGGCTCCGGCGTCGATCCCCGGCGCCGCCAGGGCCTGCTCGGCGCCGACCTGGCCAGGGACGACGACGGGGTCTGGCGGGTCGAGCGCATCCTGCCCGGCGAGTCGTCCGACCACGCCGCCCGCTCGCCGCTGCTCGCCCCCGGCGTCGCGGTCCGCGCCGGCGACGCGATCCTGGCCGTCGGCGGACGCCCCGTCGATCCGGTACGCGGGCCGCTCCCGCTGCTGGCCGGCACCGCGAACCAGCCCGTCGAGCTGACCGTGCGGCACGGCTCGGGCGGCGACGTGCGCCGGGTCGTGGTCAGCCCGATCGCCGACGAGACGCAGCTGCGCTACCACGACTGGGTGGAGGACCGCCGGGCCTACGTCAGGCAGGCGTCAGGGGGACGGCTGGGCTACCTGCACGTGCCCGACATGGTGGCCTCCGGGTGGGCGCAGTTCCACCGCGACCTGCGTACCGAGATGGACCACGACGGGCTGGTCGTGGACGTGCGGGAGAACAGCGGCGGGCACCTGTCGGAGCTCATCCTGGAGAAGCTGTCCCGCAAGGTGACGGGGTGGGCGCGGGCGCGCTGGTACCAGCCGACGCGCTATCCCGACGACTCGCCGCGCGGGCCGGTGGTGACGGTCGCCGACGAGTTCGCGGGCTCCGACGGCGACATCGTGAGCGCGGGCATCAAGGCGCGCGGGATCGGGCCGCTGGTGGGCACGCGGACGTGGGGCGGGGTGATCGGGATCGACTCGCGTTACTCGCTCGTGGACGGCACCCGCGTCACGCAGCCCCGCTACTCCTTCTGGCTCGACGGGCCCGGCTGGGGGGTGGAGAACCACGGCGTCGATCCGGACCACGAGGTGGTGATCACCCCGCAGGATCGGGTGGCGGGGCGGGACCCGCAGCTCGACAAGGCCATCGAGCTCGCGCTGGCCGCGCTGGACGAGCAGCCGGCCGCCACGCCTCCCGAGCTGCCGCCGCTCAGCCGGCCAGCCGGCTGA